The genomic segment TAAAAAAACATGAAGAAATTTATCAAAAAGCCGCTCAAATGAGCGTAGAAGAACTTGAAAAAGCCATCGCTCAAATCAAGGAAGAACACGCCAAAATAGGTCAGGATCACAAAAAATTCGAAGAGGACCACAAACAAATCAAAGAAAAATACAAACTCTAAAAGTCAAAACTCCAACCCCTACATTCACCTCGTAGGGGCTTTTAATCCCACCCGTTTATTCCGCCGCATCCTAACTACAATATCAGAATTACGATAAGCTCATAAGCAACTACTTAAAAAACTCGCAAACTTTGGGTAGGAAAGAAAAGACGTTTTATTCTTGACTTTCATGGAATGTGCTTTTCGTAATGCAACTATGGAAATAAAGACATTAGAAAACTGGCTATGGGAAGCAGCCTGTAAAATAAGGGGAGAGGTTGATGCTCCCAAATACAAGGATTATATCCTACCTTTGATATTTCTTAAAAGGATCTCTGATGTGTTTGAAGATGAATTTAATGAGCTTATAACACTCTATGGTAGTAAAGAAAAAGCAGAATTTTATATAAGTAAAGATCCAAAATTAGTCAGCTTTTACATTCCGCCAACATCAAGATGGAACAATATAGCAAAACAGACTACAAATTTAGGTGAGTTTTTAACCGATTGCGTTAGAGAGATAGCGAAACATAACCCGAAATTACAGGGAGTGATAGACATTGTTGATTTTAATGCCACCGCAGCAGGGCAGAGGATTATAAGTGATGACAGCCTCAAAGGGCTTATTGATATACTCGGTAGATACAGGCTCGGGCTTAATGATGTAGAGCCTGACATACTTGGAAGGGCTTATGAATATCTTTTAAGAAAATTTGCAGAAGGCTCAGGACAGTCTGCCGGAGAATTTTACACCCCAATGGAAGTAGCCATTATGATGGCGTATTTGATAGACCCCAAACCAGGAGAAGAA from the Leptospiraceae bacterium genome contains:
- a CDS encoding type I restriction-modification system subunit M, with translation MEIKTLENWLWEAACKIRGEVDAPKYKDYILPLIFLKRISDVFEDEFNELITLYGSKEKAEFYISKDPKLVSFYIPPTSRWNNIAKQTTNLGEFLTDCVREIAKHNPKLQGVIDIVDFNATAAGQRIISDDSLKGLIDILGRYRLGLNDVEPDILGRAYEYLLRKFAEGSGQSAGEFYTPMEVAIMMAYLIDPKPGEEVYDPCCGSGGLLIKCHLRFKENYNNDPRIAPLKFYGQEILHTTYAIAKMNVFIHNMQAQIALGNTGKTCLFKP